The Theileria parva strain Muguga chromosome 1, complete sequence, whole genome shotgun sequence DNA window TTGGAAGAGATGCTTGGGATAGGTGTGCCAAACAATTCGCCATTCTTTAATCCGAACCTGGGGgaatatgttaattttggGTTTGAACCAGACATGGATATAGGTGAAAATGAACCTGGAAATGAGTTCCTTAATCAGCCATTATTTCAGGAAGATTTGGCAGAAATACTTGGAGATGACGAGGAGATGTTTGATGTGAATATTATAGAAATTGATAATGATTTACAAGTAGTTCCACAGCCTTCCGTTCAACAAGAAAATGAGGAGGATGAGGAAAATGGCTTCTATGACGACTTTgataactaattttaaatacctattaaaattttacatgatcttttacattttacattataCATCGAACATACTTTAAACACTATAGTACTATTAAATTACCAATAAAACttctaaataattaataaatctatgaataataatcaagaatatgtataataaatgatgaaagaaatgtaaaatgaataagattgaaaattatatgttacGGGCACCTCCTTTGAAGTGCTCTTTGTAATCCGAGTTCCTGGACATCTGCCAAGTTAACACAGAAACTGGTGAATGCACCCAGTGAGGAGAGGATTGAGGCACCTATATAACTGCTAAACTGTTGCTCATTGCCTCCCACAGCCACAATACGTAAACCACCCTCTAGCTTCTTCTTCCTCACGTATTCCTCTACATCCCTTTCCAATATTGGTACCACAGCTGGATGCCTTGTACAACCGCCAGTAACCACCAACTGGTCCAAAACCACTCTACTCACCTCCGAATTCAACAAGTCACCATAGCATTCGGTCAACAGTCTTGATAATCCCTTTCTGCTATATACTGAGTCCATATCTACGGAGACTAAGTTGGTGATTTTAGTCCTGTTATGTGTGTGGTGTAGGTACTCAGGTTTGGAAAAGAGTGTACTACAGTAAATACCACAAAGTTGTTTACTATTTTCAACATCTAAATAATTACCGTCTGGAAGTGCATAACAGTATGCGTCTCTGCCACTAGtgttaatgttaatttcCTGATTTAACACTATGCAAGTCTCCTTTAACACTGAAGTCGCGTATAAAGCTGACCAATGATAGTAGTCGTCATGTACAAACGGTAATTTCCTGATGACAACCTTTGAATCTTCACGTTTTACAGGCTTTTTACCTGTAAATCCCTTTACCACTGTGGTATCGGCGTCCGTGGAATTACCCACACCGTTGGTACTATTTTCCGTTTTGGGGGGTTTAGAGTATTCGTATGAGGGTCGAACTGTGATACCTGTTGACGAAAGgtatgaataaaatatgcGATCCATGAGATTTCCTCCTGTAGGTTCCTCTTTGACGTAGTCCTGGAGAGTATACCCCTCAAGTACTGGTGCGATATTAGAGCAGGAACCGCCAACGTCAACCACTACACCACTAGTACAGGCACTTGCATAGCAAGATAGGGCTGACCTTTTACAGAGAAACACATTCTCAACCTTAAAAGTCTCAAATAATAACTCACTAAAGACTTGTCTGAAATTCGGGTTATGTAATGACGGCTCTGATACTATCACTGGAGTCTCCTGTAAACTCTCGTCCATACCTTTAACTCCCAAACAACCGTCCAACAAACGTTCCAACAACTAATAAACAGATTATACCATAGTCGTACAAGAGTTAACTAATAATTGACTAGTGTTTAAATAACCAATCGGGTTATTTAGACCcttatatatatagttatagtatagtaataatgtgttaggATACCGATTGGTTGACTTCGAAACCATCTTGACGGTAGGTTATGGCTGAGATGGGAACAACATTGTCATGCTTATCTCTTGGATTTAAAGGGAATATCGTGTATTCAAGTGGGTTTTGACCTGAGCCTCCTGTAAACTCGCATAAATCGCCTTTAGAATCCTTCATCAGAGGTTTCCCGATGACTGGGGGGACAAAGAACGACGGGTTCTTGTCTCCAGCTCGGCCAACTCTAAATGAAACGGTACCAAAATCTAAGATCAAGGGTTTCTCCATTGGATATTACAGTTTAACAACTATACAAAATCACATAACTAACaacattataaaatacaaaagaataagaaaatattataaaatataaaagtgaagaaaatattacaaaatatataatctgttcaaattatgtttaaattacataaataccgtcattttttcaaatataCACAACATCacaattagttaaattattccaattttttcattttctaaagttaaaattttctctttttaataaaaaaaataaattcttaattaaataaatgttttatcaatcatttatatttttaaaatagttatcatccatttacacatctttTATCCACGCTAGAATTTTCAAACAATTCCCTCAAAATACTCTAAACTACTCAATACTCCATAAATAAGTCGTcatagtataaaaatagaataataactaatttgAATTGTGAATGagttgaaaaattaaacatcCTGATCCATGGCGAGCATTGATCTGAAGTTATTGGGTTGTTCGAGTATTTCGACCTCAGAGATGATGATGCGATCCGAGTGTGGGAACAGAAACAGTAGTGTGAGCTGTATGAGCCCACTGATCACGCCCAAAAAGCTCGGGGCTATGACAAGCATGTCCCAGATGATGAACCCGTAGCAGAACATGAAAAACGAGCTGATAAAGTTCCCCAACGAAATCTCAGTCGGCATCGTCGACGTGTTTCTCGACTCCAATATTTCCTTGAACGAGAACAAGGGTGACAAATACGACATCGCCAATAGTGAACCTAAACATATTGAATCacagtttaaaattaaccaatAATTTGGTATTTTAGGTAAATAAAGCATAAgtaaagaataaataaactgTAAATAAGATGTATAAATGCGTGAGTGGTGAGAAATTGACTGAATGAAATTTATTACCTCCAATGAGTCCAACTACGGTGAGAAAGGTGGTTGAagttaaaatgaaaaataacacaagtaaaataacacaaaGAGCAAAACTGATCTTTGAGGAAACACTCAAAATAAACTTCTCATTCTGGTCCGAACAATACTTCACAAACATCCAAATACcaatcaaatttattatagcacctacacaatttatatCACTAAGTATAactaaaatacaaataaatcttaggtagtaaaataaataaatttaaaaagtaGCGGTAAAATAGTCTGAATGTTAACCTGGAAAATTGCTTATAATGAGAATGACATTTTTGGAAAGAATACCGTAAAGTGACCATGAAAGAGATGAAACAGCTGAAGTAACAAAATTTAAGCACTTTAAATTCCTGGTTGAATTATTCTTCCTAATGGTAAGAATAAGGTTAAGTGGTATCATCTGAGTCAAAGCCGAAGACAAAACAGCCCCGAACTTTACCAAAAATCTAAAATCGCTggttataaattttaatatcttGTTAAAGAATGTTTCGGAAACTTCTTGTTGATCTGGTGGTACAGTTTCCTGCTGTGCTGGCACAGATTGAGTCTGTGGAGCTTGTGTATTTTTGGTATCAACATTCTTTATTTCAATGGTCTTCGCTTCAGTATTGGGGATATTTAAAGTAATTGTTGCGATGGTTTCAGTGCCTGAGGGAGTAGAGGCTGTAGGTTCGGCAGCAGGGGGAGGAGCTTTATCATTTATTCCCTCAACTTGGACCCCTTTAGTTTCGTTAGTATTGgtagttaaattagtggAATTATCATTTAGCTTTATCTGTATGATCTGTGTATCAGCGGTTGTAACCTTGTCACTTTTAGGATCACCCACATTAACATTATCTGCGataattattcttattattactaatacTACTCCAATCAACATACTAACCacattataattataaaatccTCACTATTGTCATATTAAGCAAATTATTGCTATGttataaacattattaCGATATAATCaacattaatataatattactgtagtatttttattcaaaatATTGAATAAAAGACATTAAAATAAGTTTGATGAAAAAACAACAACTTAAGATTTATAGAATCACCACATCACAAATCTTTCCTTAAACGAGGACacattttttgaaaaaattttaaaatcgcaataactaaaataaattgaaaGATACAGGTGGTGGATGgaattattgtataatcCTTTGAAGGGAGCGGAAACTACCTTTGGAGATGTTCATTTTGGCTACTTTGTTCCTACTGTAATTTGCGGAAGAACAAAGGCCTTTCAAACAGATTTACAACTCTTCATTTCCAATTATTGTAACCAAATCTTCCAAAACAATTTCAACACTTTTCTTAACGTATTTTTTACGCCACTTCTATATAGAtgtttataataattattttaaagtttgatttgttactaattttacattattaatatttgattCTACCTCCCATTATACCAAATTAGCAATTTTAAACAGAGTATATTAGAGTatggtatttttatttggGTATATGATGTGTTATAGAGTTGTTTGGATTTTGGTCTAGAAGGGATCGGTTTAGAGTACAGGAATCGTATGTTTTCTAAGATTTTGGTCCTTTCGCCAAAGGAAAATCTAACTGATGTATGGCAAATTCTCTGGGGAACTTGGTCATGTACTTTTTTATACACTCTGATTGATTTACTATGCTTATTTAACACTAGATAATGCTAATTAGTGACAAATGATCAGATATGTTTAAGAACGGAGTAGAGGAGAAGAGTGAGGAATACAATGTTTTATATAAAGTTTCtttgatatatttaatgttttatttatacttttcACAATCggattttaataatttgcCAATCCCTCTCTCAATAGGTTTCTAATAATTacaattaactatataattatgtaaaatacaCTTAATCTTACTATTCAAATGTTTATTACGGTTAAAACTTGTAGATACGTTTGAGGAATGTTTAAAGCTTTCAGAAACAGTGTTGAAAAAGTATAAAGTAACTTCAGTTTTGAACGTTTTAAAGTACTTGATAAACCAAAAGTGTATCACATTTACGCTCTTGGACGGATTACAATTTCTATACCAGAATAAATTCGGAGCTCCACTCAAACCTCCATCATAGTGTATTTAAGACAtttaaa harbors:
- a CDS encoding small nuclear RNA activating complex (SNAPc) subunit SNAP43, producing MELLYNPLKGAETTFGDVHFGYFVPTVICGRTKAFQTDLQLFISNYCNQIFQNNFNTFLNSCLDFGLEGIGLEYRNRMFSKILVLSPKENLTDVWQILWGTWSYMFKNGVEEKSEEYNVLYKVSLIYLMFYLYFSQSDFNNLPIPLSIDTFEECLKLSETVLKKYKVTSVLNVLKYLINQKCITFTLLDGLQFLYQNKFGAPLKPPS
- the ARP4 gene encoding Actin family protein, translated to MEKPLILDFGTVSFRVGRAGDKNPSFFVPPVIGKPLMKDSKGDLCEFTGGSGQNPLEYTIFPLNPRDKHDNVVPISAITYRQDGFEVNQSLLERLLDGCLGVKGMDESLQETPVIVSEPSLHNPNFRQVFSELLFETFKVENVFLCKRSALSCYASACTSGVVVDVGGSCSNIAPVLEGYTLQDYVKEEPTGGNLMDRIFYSYLSSTGITVRPSYEYSKPPKTENSTNGVGNSTDADTTVVKGFTGKKPVKREDSKVVIRKLPFVHDDYYHWSALYATSVLKETCIVLNQEININTSGRDAYCYALPDGNYLDVENSKQLCGIYCSTLFSKPEYLHHTHNRTKITNLVSVDMDSVYSRKGLSRLLTECYGDLLNSEVSRVVLDQLVVTGGCTRHPAVVPILERDVEEYVRKKKLEGGLRIVAVGGNEQQFSSYIGASILSSLGAFTSFCVNLADVQELGLQRALQRRCP